From the Lysobacterales bacterium genome, one window contains:
- a CDS encoding dioxygenase, translating into MNASIRQPVLFVSHGAPLLAVQENAATAAWRQIGRSLARPRAVLVASAHHDAPGPTLTAQAQPETIHDFYGFPRELFEIRYPAAGEPTIAGEIRERLASAGFAAQLDPQRGIDHGVWVPLLRLFPEADVPVISISVDPHRDARWQHRLGATLAPLRDEGVLIVGSGSLTHNLHALDWHAASSNGSPEARAFADWVLEQLAAGRDTAVLDWESAPQARFNHPTPEHWLPLPIALGAASGSAAPTVHAAAYEYGVLAQHALVWS; encoded by the coding sequence ATGAACGCAAGCATCCGCCAACCGGTCCTGTTCGTTTCGCATGGCGCGCCATTGCTCGCGGTACAGGAAAATGCCGCCACCGCGGCGTGGCGGCAGATCGGACGATCGCTGGCGCGGCCACGCGCGGTGCTGGTGGCATCGGCGCATCATGATGCCCCCGGCCCGACCTTGACTGCACAGGCGCAACCCGAAACGATCCACGATTTCTACGGGTTCCCGCGCGAACTGTTCGAAATCCGCTATCCGGCCGCCGGCGAACCGACGATCGCGGGCGAGATCCGAGAGCGATTGGCGTCGGCCGGTTTCGCGGCACAGTTGGACCCGCAGCGCGGCATCGACCATGGCGTCTGGGTTCCTCTGCTGCGCCTGTTTCCGGAAGCGGACGTGCCGGTCATCTCGATCTCGGTCGATCCACACCGCGATGCGCGTTGGCAACACCGACTCGGCGCCACGCTGGCACCGCTGCGCGACGAGGGCGTGCTGATCGTCGGATCGGGTTCGCTGACCCACAACCTGCACGCACTCGACTGGCATGCGGCCAGCTCGAACGGTAGCCCGGAGGCACGCGCGTTTGCCGACTGGGTGCTGGAGCAGCTTGCGGCAGGTCGCGATACGGCCGTGCTCGACTGGGAATCGGCCCCGCAGGCACGGTTCAACCATCCGACCCCGGAGCATTGGCTGCCCTTGCCGATCGCGCTAGGGGCGGCCTCGGGCTCCGCCGCGCCGACCGTCCATGCCGCGGCCTACGAATACGGCGTGCTGGCCCAGCATGCACTGGTCTGGTCCTGA
- a CDS encoding response regulator transcription factor, whose product MMQIVLDTAAKTLPRGFRLVKASEAADVAVVNWSTLNIERTQAFLAERFPTAPMISVSETGVLGSPGMCVAETQLLPNLAAMVYEAIDGVESAYRARPPEYVSWLSVRRHDEAPDPQVAPSVAAVAAKPVPSVPIFAAPPSVETSSAEPRWLEGLRVLLIDVRSDGAEEASALLAGMGARVEVALDEQDGWIRHLARRWDVILIDAHLADETGFKLCHRITHGGASRKPAPVFMLAGKLRPIDRARGAHAGSAGFLALPLHRDALIAALGPLRAAIAAG is encoded by the coding sequence ATGATGCAGATCGTGCTGGATACGGCCGCAAAGACGCTGCCGCGCGGTTTCCGGCTGGTCAAGGCCAGCGAGGCGGCGGATGTCGCCGTCGTCAACTGGAGCACGCTGAACATCGAGCGCACCCAGGCCTTCCTGGCCGAACGCTTCCCGACGGCACCGATGATTTCCGTGTCCGAGACCGGGGTGTTGGGCTCGCCCGGCATGTGTGTCGCCGAAACGCAATTGCTGCCGAATCTCGCCGCGATGGTCTACGAGGCCATCGATGGCGTCGAGTCCGCGTATCGCGCACGTCCCCCCGAATACGTGTCCTGGCTGAGTGTGCGCCGACATGACGAGGCGCCGGATCCGCAGGTTGCGCCGTCCGTGGCGGCGGTGGCCGCCAAGCCCGTGCCCAGCGTACCGATTTTCGCAGCGCCGCCGTCGGTCGAGACGAGCTCGGCCGAACCGCGTTGGCTCGAGGGCCTGCGTGTCCTCTTGATCGACGTGCGCTCCGACGGCGCGGAAGAGGCGTCCGCGCTGCTCGCAGGCATGGGCGCGCGCGTCGAAGTCGCTCTGGATGAACAGGACGGCTGGATCCGGCATCTCGCACGGCGTTGGGATGTCATCCTGATCGACGCCCATCTCGCCGACGAAACAGGCTTCAAGCTGTGCCATCGAATCACCCATGGCGGCGCGTCGCGCAAGCCGGCCCCGGTTTTCATGCTGGCCGGCAAGTTGAGACCGATTGATCGTGCCCGGGGCGCTCATGCCGGCAGCGCCGGATTCCTGGCGCTGCCGCTGCATCGCGACGCCCTGATTGCCGCGCTCGGGCCATTGCGCGCCGCGATCGCTGCGGGATAA
- a CDS encoding DUF962 domain-containing protein translates to MRAIDQLLGEYAESHRNRTNQIIHKICVPFIVWSTVGLMWWVHPWLALGFMLFSVAYYLRLSWPFALAMGAAVALMCFSFTLIPANLLLPVMAGVWITAWIAQFIGHEIEGKKPSFFRDVFFLLIGPLWVLAPIFRKLKIAY, encoded by the coding sequence ATGCGCGCCATTGACCAGTTGCTCGGCGAGTACGCCGAATCGCACCGAAATCGCACCAACCAGATCATCCACAAGATCTGCGTCCCCTTCATCGTCTGGTCCACGGTCGGATTGATGTGGTGGGTGCATCCCTGGCTGGCGCTCGGCTTCATGCTGTTCTCGGTCGCCTACTACCTGCGCCTGTCCTGGCCGTTTGCACTGGCGATGGGCGCTGCGGTCGCGTTGATGTGTTTCAGCTTCACCCTGATACCGGCGAACCTGTTGCTGCCGGTGATGGCCGGCGTCTGGATCACGGCATGGATTGCGCAATTCATCGGCCACGAGATCGAGGGCAAGAAGCCGTCGTTCTTCCGTGATGTGTTCTTCCTGCTGATCGGCCCGCTCTGGGTGCTTGCCCCGATCTTCCGCAAGCTCAAGATCGCGTATTGA
- a CDS encoding 2-dehydropantoate 2-reductase, translating to MRIGVFGAGSIGAFIGAMLTRSGADVVLVGRAALADAVSAHGLRVSDNDGLEAVLHDLVVVTSVEALRDRQLVFVTTKSADTETAGRELARVFGDGERRCIVSFQNGVGNADVLRRHLPKAQVLAGMVPYNVVWQAPAHFHRGTSGDLMVEALAGAEATVALLCKAGLDAVTRDDLGGVLWGKLLLNLNNPVNALTGLPLKRQLLERDGRRIVAALMREGLRVLDAAGIVPAKAGTVGPRWVPFLLDLPTPVFKRIAASMLKLDDDARSSMWEDLNKRRRTEIDWINGEIVRLAAAHRTTAPLNAAIIGLVREAEAAGQGSPQWSATQIAQRLGMR from the coding sequence ATGCGCATCGGCGTCTTCGGCGCAGGCAGCATCGGCGCCTTCATCGGCGCGATGTTGACCCGGTCCGGTGCCGATGTTGTCCTGGTCGGCCGCGCAGCGCTGGCTGATGCGGTGAGCGCGCATGGCTTGCGCGTCAGCGACAACGACGGACTGGAGGCCGTGCTGCACGACCTGGTCGTGGTCACCTCGGTCGAGGCCTTGCGCGACCGTCAGCTCGTCTTCGTCACCACCAAGAGCGCCGATACCGAGACGGCCGGCCGCGAGCTGGCCCGGGTATTCGGCGATGGCGAGCGCCGCTGCATCGTCAGCTTCCAGAATGGCGTCGGCAATGCCGACGTGTTGCGCCGCCATTTGCCGAAGGCGCAGGTGCTGGCAGGCATGGTGCCCTACAACGTGGTCTGGCAGGCCCCGGCGCATTTCCATCGCGGCACCAGCGGCGACTTGATGGTCGAGGCCTTGGCGGGTGCCGAGGCCACCGTTGCGCTGTTGTGCAAGGCCGGGCTGGACGCCGTGACGCGCGACGATCTGGGCGGTGTGCTCTGGGGCAAGCTGCTGCTCAATCTCAACAATCCGGTGAACGCCTTGACCGGCTTGCCCCTGAAGCGGCAACTGCTGGAGCGCGACGGCCGCCGCATCGTCGCGGCGCTGATGCGCGAAGGCCTGCGGGTGCTCGATGCGGCTGGCATCGTGCCGGCCAAGGCAGGCACGGTGGGACCGCGCTGGGTGCCATTCCTGCTGGACCTGCCGACCCCGGTCTTCAAACGGATTGCGGCGTCGATGCTCAAGCTCGACGACGACGCGCGCTCGTCGATGTGGGAAGACCTGAACAAGCGCCGTCGCACCGAAATCGACTGGATCAATGGCGAAATCGTGCGGCTTGCCGCCGCTCATCGAACGACTGCGCCGCTCAATGCCGCGATCATCGGACTGGTGCGCGAAGCCGAGGCCGCCGGGCAGGGCTCACCGCAATGGTCTGCCACGCAGATCGCGCAACGGCTCGGAATGCGCTGA
- a CDS encoding NADPH-dependent 2,4-dienoyl-CoA reductase, translating to MGVPTAFRTPSVTTDAYPHLLQPLNLGHVTLRNRVLMGSMHTGLEDRARDYDKLAAYFGERAKGGVGLIVTGGIAPNIAGWVSPFAGKLSWPWEVARHRKVTQAVHAHDGRICMQILHTGRYAYHPLGVAPSKIKSPISPFAPRELSGRGVWAQIKAFANCAALARDAGYDGVEVMGSEGYLINQFLCERTNKRTDEWGGPYENRMRFPLEIIKAIRAKVGKDFIIIYRLSLLDLVERGQSWEEITTLAKAVEAASATIINSGIGWHEARIPTIVTSVPRAGFAFTTRELKKHVTLPLIATNRINMPDVAEKLLADGSCDMVSMARPLLADPEWVNKAKANRAQHINTCIACNQACLDHVFENKRASCLVNPRACYETEIVIKPTATPKRIAVVGAGPAGLAAATTLGERGHRVTLFDAANEIGGQFNMAKKIPGKEEFHETIRYFTHQLAETGVDVKLGTRVGAEQLAQGGFDEIIVATGITPRKVRIDGIDSPKVLSYIDVLNGGAQVGPRVAVIGAGGIGFDVAEFLVHAGHSPTLDEKLWRKEWGVDDSFTRRGGVDGLKPQPEPPARQVYLLQRSDGAPGKRLNKTSGWVHRATLKMKRVEMIGGVQYDRIDERGLHVTIGTTTRLLEVDHIVICAGQEPNRDLHAELAVLGKSAYLIGGADEAGELDAKRAIDQGTRLAAAL from the coding sequence ATGGGCGTTCCAACCGCATTCCGGACGCCATCCGTGACGACTGACGCCTATCCCCACCTGCTGCAACCCTTGAACCTCGGTCACGTCACGCTGCGCAATCGCGTGTTGATGGGGTCGATGCATACCGGACTCGAAGACCGCGCCCGCGACTACGACAAGCTCGCCGCCTATTTCGGCGAACGCGCCAAGGGTGGTGTCGGCCTGATCGTTACCGGCGGCATCGCCCCGAACATCGCCGGCTGGGTGTCGCCGTTCGCGGGCAAGCTGAGCTGGCCGTGGGAAGTGGCGCGGCACCGCAAGGTCACCCAGGCGGTGCACGCGCACGACGGCCGCATCTGCATGCAGATCCTGCATACCGGCCGTTACGCCTACCACCCGCTCGGCGTGGCGCCATCGAAGATCAAGTCGCCGATCTCGCCGTTCGCGCCGCGCGAATTGTCGGGCCGCGGCGTCTGGGCGCAGATCAAGGCCTTCGCGAACTGCGCGGCCCTCGCCCGCGATGCCGGCTACGACGGCGTCGAGGTGATGGGCTCGGAAGGCTATTTGATCAACCAGTTCCTGTGCGAGCGCACCAACAAGCGCACCGACGAATGGGGTGGCCCCTACGAAAACCGCATGCGTTTCCCGCTGGAAATCATCAAGGCGATTCGGGCCAAGGTCGGCAAGGACTTCATCATCATCTACCGCCTGTCCCTGCTCGATCTGGTCGAACGCGGGCAGAGCTGGGAGGAAATCACCACGCTTGCGAAAGCCGTGGAGGCGGCCAGCGCGACGATTATCAACAGCGGCATCGGCTGGCACGAGGCGCGCATCCCGACCATCGTGACCTCGGTGCCGCGCGCCGGCTTCGCGTTCACCACGCGCGAACTGAAGAAACACGTGACACTGCCGCTGATCGCGACCAACCGCATCAACATGCCGGACGTGGCCGAGAAACTGCTCGCCGATGGCAGCTGCGACATGGTCTCGATGGCGCGTCCGCTACTCGCGGATCCGGAATGGGTCAACAAGGCCAAGGCCAATCGCGCGCAGCACATCAACACCTGCATCGCCTGCAACCAGGCCTGTCTCGACCACGTGTTCGAGAACAAGCGCGCCAGTTGCCTCGTGAATCCGCGCGCCTGTTACGAGACCGAAATCGTCATCAAGCCGACCGCGACACCGAAACGCATCGCCGTGGTCGGCGCCGGTCCGGCCGGATTGGCGGCAGCCACGACACTGGGCGAGCGCGGGCATCGCGTGACCCTTTTCGATGCCGCGAACGAGATCGGCGGGCAGTTCAACATGGCCAAGAAGATCCCGGGCAAGGAAGAGTTCCACGAGACGATTCGCTACTTCACGCACCAGCTCGCCGAAACCGGCGTCGACGTGAAACTCGGCACGCGCGTCGGTGCCGAGCAGTTGGCCCAGGGCGGCTTCGACGAGATCATCGTCGCGACCGGCATCACGCCGCGCAAGGTGCGCATCGACGGCATCGATTCACCCAAGGTGCTGAGCTACATCGATGTGCTCAATGGTGGTGCGCAGGTCGGTCCACGGGTCGCCGTCATTGGTGCCGGCGGCATCGGTTTCGACGTCGCCGAATTCCTGGTGCACGCGGGCCATTCGCCAACGCTGGACGAAAAACTCTGGCGCAAGGAATGGGGCGTGGACGACAGCTTCACACGCCGCGGCGGCGTCGATGGCCTGAAGCCGCAACCGGAACCACCGGCGCGCCAGGTCTATCTGCTGCAACGCTCCGACGGCGCGCCCGGAAAGCGACTGAACAAGACCAGCGGCTGGGTGCATCGGGCAACCTTGAAGATGAAGCGCGTCGAGATGATCGGCGGCGTACAATACGACCGCATCGACGAACGCGGCTTGCACGTCACCATCGGCACGACCACGCGCCTGCTCGAAGTCGACCACATCGTCATCTGCGCCGGCCAGGAACCGAACCGCGACCTGCACGCCGAACTGGCCGTGCTCGGCAAGTCCGCCTACCTCATCGGCGGCGCCGACGAAGCCGGCGAGCTCGACGCCAAACGCGCGATCGATCAGGGCACGCGCTTGGCGGCGGCGTTGTGA